GGCCGTATGCCTGAAAAGGAACTGCTTATGGGCTTCGCGGCCCCGATCAGCATCCTGCTCATCGGCATTGTTGTAGTACATGGCAAAGTCGTCGGCGATCAATCGATCCGCAGCACCTACGGCTCGTTTCTTCTCGGGATCGCCATCGTCTTCCGCGCACTCCGCGTAATACCGAAGCGCGATTTCGAGGTTGTCTTCGCCTGACACGTTCCTCCTCGTGCTAGAGAACTGCACCTTTGGTGCGCTGGGCGCTCGGCATGTAGACGGTCGCACCGCCGTCGACCATGAGCGTCGTCGCGTTGATGTACGCGGCCTCGTCGGATGCGAGGAAGAGCACGGCACCGGCCACATCCTGCGGCGTGCAGAGCCGCGGCATCGGATACAGCGCGAGCGCTGCGTCGATGTACTCCGGCGTCGCATTGCCGACAGCGCCCGGCGTGAGCGTGAGGCCGGGTGCGACGGCGTTGCAGCGGATCCCGCGCGCCCCATATTGCGCAGCCACGGCCTTGGTCAAGAGAACAACGCCCGCCTTGGACGCTCCGTACGCGGCACGCACTCCGCGTCCGACGAAGCCGTCGACGGAGGCGGTGTTGACGATGGAGCCGCCCCCGCGAGCCAGCATGTGCGGGATCGCGTGCTTGCACCCCATGAACTGGCCCTTCAAATTGACCGCGATAAGCCTGTCGAAGATCGACATGTCGAGAGTCACGATGTCCGTGTCGACGGCATTTGTCGCGGAGTCGGTTGCGTTGTTGTGCAGCACGTCCAGGCCGCCAAACGACTCGACTGCTGTCTCGACCATTCGTATGACACTGGCCTCGTCCGAGACATCCACCTCGGCAACCACCGCGCCACCGATCTCGGCCGCGACTCGCTCTGCCTCGCTCCTGCTGATGTCCGCGACAACGACCGACGCGCCCTCGCGCCCCATCAAACGGGCCGAAGCCTCACCGATTCCGCTCCCAGCGCCCGTAACGATCGCGACCTTCCCGTCCAGACGTCCCATTCGGACGAAGTATCAACCTTCGCGCGTCGGGCGACATTCCCAAACACTGGCGCAGGCGAGGATCGATCGTCGCGACTTAAGCTCGCCTGGTGAAGTTCGTCTATCACGCGGTGCCGAGCGGAATGGTGGGCACGGTTCTCGTTCCCCTCAACGCCCTAGCGGCTGTCTCTCCTTCGGCGTTCGAGCTACAGCGCTCGAAGTACGCGCAGCGCGAGGCCGTGCTCGACGCCCAGATCACGTCCAGTGGCCTTCTCTTCAACGACACCGTTCACTGCGCGCCCCTTCACCCGCACCACCTCCATCGCCTCAGGGCCCGTCTGGATCTCCTTCCAAATCCTCCTGCCGACGCGGCAACAGCGCCTTGGACTCCGGGCCGATTCTTCGAGATCCCACTCGATCGAATCGCCGCCCACCCCGTGTACTGGTATCGGTGGCGAACGGCGTGGATCAACGGCTACCCCGGCGAGGACACGCTTCTCGCGCCGCCGATCAACGAGTTCGAGCCCTTCGACCCCGCCCGCTACCGAGCACTGACAGAGATTCCGTCAGCTCACACGGCGTATCTGGAGCAGCGCAAGGCGGAGGGAAAACGCGCTCTCATGTTCGTTCACATTCCCCATGTCCT
The window above is part of the Chloroflexota bacterium genome. Proteins encoded here:
- a CDS encoding SDR family oxidoreductase, with protein sequence MGRLDGKVAIVTGAGSGIGEASARLMGREGASVVVADISRSEAERVAAEIGGAVVAEVDVSDEASVIRMVETAVESFGGLDVLHNNATDSATNAVDTDIVTLDMSIFDRLIAVNLKGQFMGCKHAIPHMLARGGGSIVNTASVDGFVGRGVRAAYGASKAGVVLLTKAVAAQYGARGIRCNAVAPGLTLTPGAVGNATPEYIDAALALYPMPRLCTPQDVAGAVLFLASDEAAYINATTLMVDGGATVYMPSAQRTKGAVL